Proteins encoded together in one Polaribacter reichenbachii window:
- a CDS encoding DUF3667 domain-containing protein has protein sequence MNCKNCQNPLKENAHFCENCGAKVVIDKITFKNLFLDFFINVFGFDSKFFLTIRTIFITPEKILKEYLDGVRKRYMNPFAFLAVSAGISLLVFNYFADDFIAINKSVSVNQFYQLEKDAKIDTSKMIDLSEKQKNKLERRKKTAEMQLKFNSGIMQFMLRYLNLLTFVFLFILAVLSKWTFWKPYNYGEHLVINAYIYGFANYLTLILFFLAIAFHPSIYYYSTLLYIIFYIYAFGRFFKVTIWKNFLRTLKFIFGLAIVCLILFIIATIIVMILTTIGILDFSV, from the coding sequence AAAAGAAAATGCCCATTTTTGTGAAAATTGCGGAGCAAAAGTAGTTATAGATAAAATTACTTTTAAAAATCTATTTTTAGATTTTTTTATAAATGTTTTCGGTTTTGATAGTAAGTTTTTTCTAACTATAAGAACTATTTTCATAACTCCAGAAAAAATTTTAAAAGAATATTTAGATGGAGTTCGCAAACGCTATATGAATCCGTTTGCTTTTTTGGCTGTATCTGCTGGTATCTCTCTTTTAGTTTTCAATTATTTTGCTGATGATTTTATTGCTATTAATAAATCTGTATCCGTAAATCAATTTTATCAATTAGAAAAAGACGCAAAAATAGACACTTCTAAAATGATAGATCTGTCTGAAAAACAAAAAAACAAATTAGAAAGAAGAAAAAAAACAGCAGAAATGCAATTGAAATTTAATAGTGGTATAATGCAATTTATGCTTCGCTATTTAAACCTTTTAACCTTTGTGTTTTTATTTATACTAGCTGTTTTAAGTAAATGGACCTTTTGGAAACCTTATAATTATGGTGAACATTTAGTGATAAATGCTTACATATATGGTTTTGCTAATTATTTAACTTTAATCTTATTTTTCTTAGCAATTGCCTTTCATCCTTCTATATACTATTATAGTACTTTACTCTATATAATATTTTACATCTATGCTTTTGGTAGATTTTTTAAAGTAACTATTTGGAAAAATTTTCTAAGAACACTAAAGTTTATATTTGGTTTAGCTATTGTTTGTTTAATACTATTTATAATTGCTACTATTATAGTTATGATTTTAACTACTATAGGGATATTAGATTTCTCTGTTTAA